The segment cgggctgctgagcggtgcgataggtagggaaccaagaaagaataaagtgaaatgtaacgaatataacagaaacatagcacgacctccaacaatctatacactagggaacctggaggccgggggcttcatcttctctgccttTCCTCCCGCCTCTTCCCCGAGTCTGTGtgattccatccagtagttcgtagcccgacaggatcctgaggccgctgtccggcgattgcctatgCGTTCTCGGTGATACCTGTCGttgttccctccgcatgattccctccagtagtttgtgaccccgcagggtcccgaggccgctatccgacgatcgtctaagcgccccccggtgactcctgttggtgtctcgcctgatccccgtagttccctgggtcccgaaggggctgtccggcgattgcctaagccctctcggcgatacctgccctgtatgataaagattttcgcagtaatgtttagcccgatagtgtctCGTGAGTGCTATCCAGCGATTTcctaagcgctctcggcgatgagcgtcggtattctcgtactcgtagtaattcttagttcggcggtgtcccgtaagtgctatccggcgattgcctaggcactctcggcgatgcttgcCGGTACCCCCGACCCttgtagtaattcttagttcgacagcgtcccgtaagtgctatccggcgattgcctaggcaccctcggcgatgcttgtcgatatccctgaccccccgtggtaattcttagttcgacagtgtcccgtaagtgctatccggcgattgcctaggcactctcggtgatgctcgtcgatatccctgaccctcgtagtaattcttaggccgacagggtcccgtaagtgccgtccggcgatagcttaggcactctcggcgatacttgccggtatttccgcatagcaaagttccccttccGCGGCGTAGTagttcttaggccgacagggtcccgtaagtaccgtccggcgatagcctaggtactctcggcgatacttgtcggtattgtcgcatagtaaagacctccgtattgattctgagttcggtggggtccTGAAGGctctattcggcgataaccggagagccctcggtgaaaccaacggCCCTGTCCCACGCTACTatcgctcccgtccgcgggactgctgccccgtcccccatcatcgatccgaaatacggagtcccggcaaattataaatattactgtaatttcgaccctggagtagactgagatatgtaccccatcccaggatcgcttccttacaagCGAATAATTCCATACTCATCATAAGCACTATTTTTCCCTTAATTTTGACCtcttttctttccttttcGCTTGTTCTTCTCGGATTCAATAGCCACATTGTTATCATTGGATGTCTTTGTTTGTCTTTGCCGTAAGTTACGAATAATCAGGGTCAATATCTGAACTCATTTTTCAAGTtccgaaacaaaaaaaaacttacaCCACAATGTTATATcagccatgatgcaattataatAGTATAATTACAATTATACAATTACAATACAATTATAAtagtataattgcatcatgatATCAGCAGCTGTAATTGTCAGTACAGACTGTAATATTtgaaaaaaataccaaatgaAATAATGGAAAAAAATGTATGGGTATTCCTGAAATCAATTTAGTCTTGCTTTGGCTGCTCAGATGAGTTTCATATACATATTTCGCCAACGGCAAAGTTTGACCAGATGTACTGACGTGCACTAAAAATCCACAGGAATTAATTCTATAtaatgtaaacttttaatagcacgtttttattatatgttcttctttcttgatcggcgtattcgaatgaatgtgtgttggcatatcgatacttgtcgaggacaagtatcgatatatcgagtacattggtatatcttataatactatcgatgagtaaatcttatactaatattcaaatcttataaactaatattcatatcttacattcgGGCAACCTGACTACAGATCGCCCACGATTTACACACTAAGGCACACAgttggttaaacatttcttattcGGTATTGTCTTACTTAACATACTATTTCATCGATTAACAACATGAGACCATGGTTTTATCCTTACACTCTACCCAGGGTTTAAGCCTTCCTGGTTCTAATATACTTCGGAATGGCATTTGCGTCaactgacagtcctcaatgtcgacaacctcataacgatcattatccaatactctattgatcctgtacggtcctcgatactttggtgcgaacttcttattgatccccggtgttgtgtccacatgccggactgctacatagtcaccaggttcatactttaatggggctctatgtttatgggcatacatcttctcatttcttttctgcgacaaccgtatgttctcacttgctatttctcttatagtttccaactctctaagttctgacgctaacttctcctctaggtattcggttaatttatctacaacgggtcctttctggggtattccaaataacaatgtgctaggtgtctttttcgtactgctgttaacggagttattaatggcgtgctctaccttgctcatcaacctataccaatcggcttgcacaaggggctctgacagttttcctaacataggagtaagaacacgattcacccgctccacttggccattcgcctgcggtgcacctgtagctaccttaatgtgctctatccctctctcctgcagaaaactagagaactctaacgaggtgaaacaggtcccacgatctgatattatcctagtagggcgactatagaaatcaaaatatttacttaaggcatccttcgcttcccgcgtgctggtactattaaccgggaacaatttgacaaacttagtgaatgcatctattatcacaaggaggtgttttcgcttagatctaatactcggcaacggacccaaatgatcaacatgtagggtatgaaaaggaacacacgactttgggatacgatggagcgttctgttatggattgttttaggcatcgagtgtagtatacacggtagacagtttctgatgaaccttgccactttacttctcattgacggaaaccagtaggtcctcaaaaggtcactcacgcacttctctgcggacagatgtcctagtttttcgtgtgaccgccttatcaactgctcttccatacacattggtacatagaaacatagtttgttttcacaacTCCTCTTGTAAACAATACCATCATTTCATCATTTCAAAATCTACTTCAACTCCATCCTCTAGCATTTTTCGAATCCTAACTACTTCCTTGTCTcgcatctgttctgtttgcaatatcaaatcaacatcttctggcgttgcacctactaccccaactatcaatgattttagtaatctttcttcctgaaactctaacttgtccctctctactgtatcctcaacacatttttctctttatctgaatTCCTACTACTTATGTACTTTACTCCCCCACCACATCGTTAACGCTTCCTCtacattggctcaaatctctaaTTTCAATCTTCCATCCATCCTTTTCCCTATATTCACTATTCTCTATGTTATCTCTACAATCACCACCAAGGTTCTCTCTATCATCAGACTTCCACCTATTTCCCAATCTACTTCCTAATGCACTTGATTCTCCACACTCAATCGCAGGGTTCTGTACGGTACTACTACGCTCtctattgatatttaattctctACACTTAATCACAGGGTTCTCTACGGTACCTCTATGCTCACTACCAGTGTTGTCTCTACTTACACTATTCCTTCTATATTGCTTTCTACTCTCATCTTTTTCtaaattagacttttctaaaccgtatttgactctataaccatcctctaacatattcgtcacttgatcttgtctgctcagcgcatcaacgtgcgccatactggccccaggtctgtgcataatggagtaatcatagttctctaactctagggaccaccgtgctatcttaggactaattgactttctggttaacgtctgtactaacgaattacaatccgtgattattttgaaggacctatgctccaaatatgctctaaaacgcctcaatgcataaattatagccaatgtctctagttcgaaactatgataacgtgattctctttctgttgttttgccggaataataggacacagggtgcatcttcccatcatcttgtctttgcatcagtattgcgccataaccgtatgaacttgcgtctgtatgtaattccgtttctctatttgggctAAAAATGGCTAATACCGGAGGATTTGCCAACGCATTCTTAAGAGTTTCAAACGTCTTCACCTGTTCTCTATTCATGGGAAACGGACCACCTTCTTATAACAACTGCACCAAGGGCTTAGCTTTCGTCGCAAATGACAACATGAAACgtcgaaaatacgaaaagaatcccaagcatgagtgcagtgcttttacattttgagggactgggtattttttcaaggcctcaatatgggaatcactaggaactattccgttttgattaactttatacCCCAGGAAATCGATGTTTCAATTGGCAAACCTacacttttttagatttatctctaaattttgctcgctaaaccgaatgcatagtctttttaatatatccatgtgttcttcaactgttttagtcgctactaatatatcatccatgtacactacaatgcttttgttcctaataaagtctctcaagagctccgaaataaatctctgaaaaatagcggatccattttttaacccaaagggcattctcaagtactcatactgtccttgcggtgtcacaaacgatgtatacggaactgatttttcttctacgcctatttgttttctaaaaactcaagacagtcctcaataaggggcaacgggaaattatctttaacaattcgtttgttcagaccacggtaatcgacacacattcgaagttctcctgatttttttttgactaggaccaacggggaagcataaggagactcactatgatggattactttcttttctaacagatcatctactatttcagctactttctctctctcatggtaggataaacgacgcggagtacaatgaaatggtgttgtttctgttacacgaatctgcatctgatactttggtggtgctttaaagtcaaattctttgtgtaaatagtatgtcttaataacttccctacacttttctgcaagagtgaggccaaattcgaaacctacgttaatatgttcctcttcatcaatctctaccgacgcacaaaagttactgaattcgtcgacttgattcatattctcgatggccattttgtcattccttgagttttcttgtgtctgatttttaaatggactagaacgtttgattagctcgcttctttctgattgattaccatctaacttatcatatagtcttatgttaatattatttttacgttcggtgaataaagacgcgcaggttaaactaatagctttttgctttaacgaacttaatgatgtgtgttgcttcgcattgatatttttcttatgaactaattttacttcaataactttaagggcatcgctatgtaaacttttaatagcacggttttattatatgttcttctttcttgatcggcgtattcgaatgaatgtgtgtttgcatatcgatacttgtcgaggacaagtatcgatatatcgagtacatcggtatttcttataatactatcgatgagtaaatcttaaactaatattcaaatcttataagctaatattcatatcttacaatAAATTATAAACACTTGGTAAGGAACAAACAATAGCAAATCAATTTCATCGTGAAAAAAAGGTAATTTCATATCGGTTCCATGCGAATTTCATCTCTGTTTACGCTTTATTTTTTTAtgcccgatactcaaaatgagtacaggggtatattagatatatatatatatttttgatcagcaaTAGGCGAGTCGATTGTCCGTCTGTGCGTCGCTATGTGcacctagtgctcagagactattagagATGGAccaacgacattttgtatccagacttctgtgatatgtcactgttacaaatatatttcaaaacttcccCCAGCcgactttcgcccccacaaagagcgacaATCAGTTGCATtaacaatttcaaagatacgaaaagacaaaaaacgcagaatcgtaaagaaggactatatcttttagactgcagaatgtGAGCCAAATCGTATCATTTTTACAGCCAGAATgatgaaaacaatttcattctttctctctctgtctctctctagcaCACACGTTTCATGGTCGACTTTACCTATCGCAGAAAGTGAGCGcatagatctcagagactataagagctaatGATGATACGagtaaactaaaaacgcacaattaTAAGGAACCATATCTGATCATTTTTATATCTAAAATGAACAAAtgaatttgcagtggctacgcagcgccataataataataaataaataataataataataaaaaataatctTATTCTTCACGCCCTTTACAAGAAAAAATCTTGTTCGGAAAATGCTTGAAGACccgaaggagcagcagaaatTACAGGATGAGCACTTCAAATACTTCATCAAGTTGAGGGTGCCATATCTATGTTTGTATTGTTTTATTATAGCCAATTAGTTAGtcaatttaataatttaaaattgtgaaaattTCACAATTCAgaccaaaacttttaattttaTGCTCATAAGCTGCTTTTTGATGGATGGTGATAGTGTGAATCGAGGTTTCACATCTTTAAAAAAATCCTACCATTCCCCCGGGATGTGCTAAGTGTGCTGAGCCGAAGTTGTAAATATAATCGGCTCAGAACAAATCTATATTGGAACAAGCAGCCGTTTGCTTATATTTTGCTCAAATCCAAATtataaattaaaaatcaaattttttatactttttaTCAGCAGAAGAATTAATTTGGCTTTGTTTACGTTTATATTCTTTTGCTCATTCTTAACGATATGTCGGCTATCGAAAAAGGCCAAAAGAAATGCATCATATGGAACGTACCATATTTACGCTATATCTGTTGCTCGAATGTATGCGTGAACGTCATTAATAATCGACACTATTGTATCATATTCATTACTGTTCCCTGAGAAAGTTCTGTTGGAGAACGCGCCCAATAATTTAGCTGTGCCTGTTGGCAGGTTAAGTCATAGATACGAACATTATCAGATCTCCATGTTATTCGCTAgattttgaaattttttatatactTAAATGATAAAACAATTAATTAGTAATTAAAACAATAGCACTTAGATAAATATGCTAGATTTCACAAAAATACAAGCTAGAACAAGCttaaaattgtaaaaaaaaaaacaggctAAAAAATAGGCTACGAATAAAGCAGCACATAGATATATACACTTTAAATTGTGTTATTATTTCATCCAATTCGCTATTAATCCAATCCGTATTTTTATCGCTGGAAtgtattaaatttaaatatttcctGGTAATTGGTAGTTGCGGCCACATGACGGCGCAACCCATATCCGCTtaattttaaaagaattttagTCGTATACATaacaaaattaaatatttctaaaacaaaccttatatttaatatttaacaGTAATTTTGTTCCTAAGTTTGGTCTTAACGATATTCATTTGACTGAATACCCGTTCAATCACAGCATTTGACCACGGTGCACTTAAAattccaatgccaaataaAGCGATTTCTCCAAAAGGTTGGTTTTTGCCAGCATCTTTATAAGTCAGTACTTCTGACCGAAGCTTTGTAGTTTCATCTGTATTCTGCCAAGGGACTAATCATTTCCGTTTTCCAATAAGTAGATCTAACCTTAAATAGGCTAAAATGGCAGCACTGATTCATATATATAAACAGCTGATACCGATAACTATAATCGTCTCCTTAAAAAGACTTGGTCACACATATTCTAGTCCAGAAAAACTTTGTTGAATTTATAAACTAAAAATAATCTTGTTTGTTTCATAGGTAAATTAAATCAATTTAGTAACTCGATAtgtgtatatttatttttctgaAAATATTGTCATCGGAACTCATTTATAACAtagaaaaaaacaaatttacaTATGTGAATTCAATGGATTCCGGCTGATGTAACTGCAGCTCAATCGCGTGTTgccattttaattttttactATGGCATATCGATCGAAATGACGCAAACAATGTTTTCTCGATCAATTTTCGGACAACACCTTTTGACTCCACTGGTCTTCCGCATATTTTGGAACATCTAGCCTTATGTGGCTCAAAAAACTATCCCGTCCGTGACCCATTCTTCAAGATGCTTAATCGCTCTGTAGCTACGTTCATGAATGCCATGACAGGTCCAGATTACAAACTCTATCCTTTTTCAACCATGAATGAAGTGGACTTTAGGAATTTACAGAGTATTTACTTGGATGCGGTTTTTAAGTAAgtccacatacatatgttaaaacataaaaaaatattgaaaattcTTTATTATAGCCCTAACCTTGCGTATTTGGATTTTCTTCAAGAGGGTTGGCGATTAGAGAACAAGGACTTACATAATCGGAAGTCTGAACTGGTCATCAAGGGTGTGGTTTATAATGAAATGAAAGTCGCGTTTTCGGAGAACTCTTTGGTTTTTGGACAGAATCTCCTAAATAATATTTTACCTGACCACACGTATGGACATGTATCCGGAGGAAATCCATTGGAGATACCCAAATTAACGCACACGGATTTAATTGAGTTCCATCGCAAATATTATCATCCAAGTAACGCCCGTGTATACTCTTATGGTTCTTTCGATTTGACAAAGACCCTCTCGCTTATTGATAAAGAATATTTATCTCTGCACACCAGAGTAGACAACTCTTATAGCCGTATCCCTCTACAACTCGATGGTCACAGCCACGGCATGTACACATTTCCAGCAGACTGGACAATATGGGCGCTGCTTTTGATCGACAGAACCAAATTGCCATTGCTGTGCTTATGTGCGACATGACCAACATACAGGAAACCTTTGAATTAAAGGTCCTATCCGAAATATTGATCCGTGGACCTAACTCTGCCTTTTACAAGAGCCTAATAGAACCAAACTTTTCCGGGGGCTACAACCAGAGTACAGGGTATTCTTCAGACACCAAGGATACGGCATTCGTTGTGGGGTTGCAAGACCTGCGTGTTGAAGAATTCAAAAAATTCAACGACATCTTTAGCCAAACTATATGCAAAGCCATGAAAGAGGGATTTGAGCCCCAACATGTAGAAAGTATTCTCCATAATCTTGAATTGTCACTAAAACATCAAAGTCCACATTTTGGCAATGCTTTGTTATTTAACTCAACAGCACTTTGGAACC is part of the Drosophila miranda strain MSH22 chromosome Y unlocalized genomic scaffold, D.miranda_PacBio2.1 Contig_Y1_pilon, whole genome shotgun sequence genome and harbors:
- the LOC117190665 gene encoding presequence protease, mitochondrial-like, whose protein sequence is MLNRSVATFMNAMTGPDYKLYPFSTMNEVDFRNLQSIYLDAVFNPNLAYLDFLQEGWRLENKDLHNRKSELVIKGVVYNEMKVAFSENSLVFGQNLLNNILPDHTYGHVSGGNPLEIPKLTHTDLIEFHRKYYHPSNARVYSYGSFDLTKTLSLIDKEYLSLHTRVDNSYSRIPLQLDGHSHGMYTFPADWTIWALLLIDRTKLPLLCLCAT